The Crocinitomicaceae bacterium genome includes a region encoding these proteins:
- a CDS encoding aminodeoxychorismate/anthranilate synthase component II: MRILLIDNYDSFTFNLVHYLEANNAEVLVKRNDEDFIAHIQSSDAIVISPGPGLPSESGQLMEILQRVISHKPVLGICLGFQAIVEHFGGTLFNQKKVKHGVSEKINTEKNSILFQNLPSEMYVGLYHSWAADENNFPSELTITARSENKVIMAFEHKLLPIFGTQFHPESIMTEHGKKMIANFIQTIPI; this comes from the coding sequence ATGCGCATTTTGCTTATAGATAACTACGATTCGTTCACCTTTAATTTGGTGCATTACCTTGAAGCCAACAATGCAGAAGTACTAGTAAAAAGAAATGATGAAGATTTTATAGCTCACATTCAATCATCAGATGCAATTGTTATTTCTCCGGGACCTGGTTTACCGAGTGAATCAGGACAATTAATGGAAATTCTTCAACGGGTTATTTCTCATAAACCGGTACTTGGAATCTGTCTTGGATTTCAAGCCATTGTTGAACATTTTGGCGGAACTTTATTCAATCAGAAAAAAGTCAAACATGGTGTATCTGAAAAAATAAATACAGAAAAAAACAGCATACTTTTTCAGAATTTACCTAGTGAAATGTATGTCGGACTTTATCATTCATGGGCAGCTGATGAAAATAATTTTCCATCTGAATTAACGATCACAGCGCGTTCTGAAAACAAGGTCATCATGGCTTTTGAACACAAGTTGTTACCTATTTTTGGCACGCAATTTCATCCGGAATCCATCATGACCGAACACGGAAAAAAAATGATTGCAAATTTTATTCAAACTATCCCCATTTGA
- a CDS encoding outer membrane beta-barrel protein, whose product MKKSCNILILVLLSIQANSQRNGRNYPYFEYKDFHFGTMLGITISDFNYQLNTSTSSKNGISNIIIEQGPGMGIHIPVVSWNPHPVYNVRLVPSLSFHETAVTYQYVENDQQKSKTTRNERTLLNFPLLMKFNTRRLTNFSAYAITGLCYSYDLASQKDVDPKLNDPILRLREHEFSYQVGGGFDFYLPYFKFGIDIKLSNGINDLLIHDQTFFSDPLRSLRSQTWWFSITFEG is encoded by the coding sequence ATGAAAAAATCCTGTAATATTTTAATACTCGTTCTTCTATCTATTCAGGCAAACAGCCAACGAAATGGGCGTAACTACCCCTATTTTGAATATAAAGATTTTCACTTTGGAACCATGCTGGGTATAACCATTTCAGATTTTAACTACCAACTCAACACGTCCACAAGTTCAAAAAATGGAATTTCTAATATCATCATTGAACAAGGTCCTGGCATGGGTATTCACATTCCGGTTGTATCATGGAATCCTCATCCTGTTTACAATGTGCGTCTGGTGCCATCACTGTCATTTCATGAAACTGCTGTTACCTATCAATACGTTGAAAATGATCAACAGAAATCAAAAACAACAAGAAACGAGCGCACGCTATTAAACTTTCCTTTGCTGATGAAATTCAATACACGTCGTCTGACCAATTTTTCAGCGTATGCCATAACCGGCTTATGTTATAGCTATGATTTGGCAAGTCAAAAAGATGTGGATCCAAAATTAAATGATCCAATTCTTCGTTTGAGAGAGCATGAATTTTCCTATCAAGTTGGCGGCGGATTTGATTTCTATCTCCCCTATTTTAAATTTGGCATTGACATAAAATTATCCAACGGCATAAATGATTTGTTGATACATGACCAAACATTTTTTAGTGATCCGCTGCGCTCATTGCGTTCACAAACCTGGTGGTTTTCTATTACCTTTGAGGGGTGA